In Salmo trutta chromosome 16, fSalTru1.1, whole genome shotgun sequence, a genomic segment contains:
- the LOC115150210 gene encoding Rieske domain-containing protein-like isoform X2: MEEREERQEPATGSHFVGKKEDLIKAKRSFRTVEGRDILVLCHQEIFYALDFHCYHAGGPLQNGDIEEFDGKLCIVCPKHKFKISLAKGESIYRATNPYDPVPTPRWYSKGIKQRIHTVTEI, from the exons atggaggagagggaagaaagaCAAGAGCCTGCAACAGGTTCACACTTTGTGGGCAAGAAGGAGGACCTGATAAAAGCCAAGCGGTCGTTCAGGACCGTGGAGGGCCGGGACATACTTGTGCTCTGTCACCAGGAGATATTCTACGCTCTGGACTTCCACTGCTACC ATGCTGGAGGACCATTGCAAAATGGAGACATAGAG GAATTTGACGGCAAACTGTGCATTGTGTGTCCAAAGCACAAGTTCAAGATCTCTCTCGCCAAGGGGGAGAGCATCTATAGGGCCACCAACCCCTATGACCCTGTGCCGACACCAAGGTGGTACTCCAAGGGCATCAAGCAAAGAATCCACACGGTGACCGAAATCTAA